Part of the Stackebrandtia endophytica genome is shown below.
TCACATGAGACACCTTAGGCGTCGGCCGACCACATGCGAGGGTCCGCCTTCACCGCGAGTGTGGATCTCTCTGTCGCGAATGAGTCACAGCATCCGACACTACTTGACATTCTTCAACAAAAGGTGGAACGTCAGGCGCACCCCATCGTGGCCGCCGTGGTGGACACGGTGAACCACCGCGTCACCCCCAGCCCGCGTAACTGAATTGGAGCGCGATATGAAGCGCCGCAGCTTTATGGCCCTTGCCGCCGCGCCGGTCGTAGCCCCGCTGCTCACCTCGTGCAGCGGCAACGCCAACCAGATGGAAGTCTTCACCTGGTGGACCGGTCCGGGTGAGGGTGAAGGACTCGCCGAACTGGAGAAACTGTTCGCCGCCGCCAAACCCGACGTCGAGTTCGTCAACGCCGCGATCGCCGGAGGCAGCGGCGATCAGGCCAAAGCAGCCCTGGCCGCCCGGTTGCAGGCCTCCGATCCGCCGGACTCGTTCCAAGGTCACGCCGGTGAGGAACTGGCCGACTACATCGACAGCGGCGTCATCGAAGACCTCAGTGGACTGTACGAGTCCGAGGGTTGGAACTCCGTCATGCACCCCGGACTGCTGGAGAACCTCACCAAGGACGGCAAGCTGTACGCGGTACCGGTGAACATCCACCGCGCGAATCTACTGTGGTACAACCCCTCCATCCTGGAGGAGAACCGGTTGGAGGTGCCGCAGACCTGGTCCCAGCTCATCGAACAGAACGAGGTGCTGTCCGAACAGGGCATCGCCACCCTGTCGATCGCCTCCGCCTGGACCCAACTGCACCTGTTGGAGACGGTGCTGCTCGGCGAACTCGGCGCCGAAGCCTACAACGGACTGTGGGACGGCACCGTCGGGTGGCAGACCGGTGAGGTCATCGCCGCCCTGGAGACCTACACCGCCGTCCTCGAGGTGTCCAACCTCAGCGAGGCCGCCGCCGACTGGCAACCCCAACTGGACAGGCTCATGGACGGCACCGCCGCCTACGCCGTCATGGGCGACTGGGCCTACTCCTACCTCGCCACCAACC
Proteins encoded:
- a CDS encoding ABC transporter substrate-binding protein, which translates into the protein MKRRSFMALAAAPVVAPLLTSCSGNANQMEVFTWWTGPGEGEGLAELEKLFAAAKPDVEFVNAAIAGGSGDQAKAALAARLQASDPPDSFQGHAGEELADYIDSGVIEDLSGLYESEGWNSVMHPGLLENLTKDGKLYAVPVNIHRANLLWYNPSILEENRLEVPQTWSQLIEQNEVLSEQGIATLSIASAWTQLHLLETVLLGELGAEAYNGLWDGTVGWQTGEVIAALETYTAVLEVSNLSEAAADWQPQLDRLMDGTAAYAVMGDWAYSYLATNQGKVYNVDYSVAETPGSVGVFDYLSDAFTLPVGAKNRENAEAWLTVCASIEGQDAFNTKKGSLPARTDTDQSLYTDYLAWNLGQWLDSSTVVVGSLAHGAVARPGWATEIQTALGVFVQNGDAVAFADAVALAYQNTKS